The following nucleotide sequence is from Terriglobia bacterium.
AGGAACTTGCGCATCACGAAGAAGCGGAACGCCAGTTGGCGAGGATCGCCACGCTGGTTCGCAGCATTCTCGCGATCGAGCACGACGATAATCAGGACCATTTCGAATTCGCCACGCGCCTTCTTGATCCCGCGATCATGAGTGAATACAAGAAGCGGTATGACGAAGCTCTGCACCTCGCTGCAATTGTGGAGAGCGCCCAGGACGCGATCTATTCGAAGAAACTCGACGGAACCATCATGGCGTGGAACGCAGGCGCAGAACGGCTCTTCGGCTACTCTGCCGCGGAAGCGCTCGGCCGCAGTATTCGTATCCTGGTTCCGCGGGATAGCGCCGATGACGAACGCACGATCATGGAGAAATTGCGGAAAGGTGTGCGCGTTGAGAGCTATGAGACCGTACGACAGACAAAGGAAGGGCAGTTGGTGCGCGTCTCGGTTACCGTTTCGCCGATCTTCAACCCTTCGGGCCGGGTTGTGGGAGCATCAACAATCGCGCGAAAACTCCGGGGTTGAGCTAGTTGTTTTGACGAACGAAGGCCGGCGCTGGCCGGCCTCTTGGGTTCCCCCTTCTTGATTGAGAACACCGCCGCGCCTTTCTGCTCCTCAGGCGAATCTCACCTTAACTTCTTGCCTCTTGTCCAGGTGAATGCTCTCAATGAAGCGCACGCGCCCCGTATCGAGTGTCACGACGATCGATGATGTTCGCACGCCCTCGCCGAAGAAGCGAACTCCCTTCAGCAAGTCGCCTTCGGTCACGCCGGTCGCGGCAAAGATGATCTGCTTACCAGGCGCGAGATCTTCAGCCGAGTAAACCTTTTTCACGTCGCTGATGCCCATCTGGGCCATGCGTTCTTTCTGTTCGGGTGTGTAACCGGTCAGTCGTCCCTGCATGTAGCCGTTCAGGCAACGGATAGCGGCGGCGGTGATTACGCCTTCAGGCGCCCCGCCAGTGCCCATGACGGCGTGAACGCCGGTACCGAGAATGGCGGCCGCGATTCCCGCCGACAAGTCGCCATCGCCGATGAGCTTGATTCGCGCCCCGGCCTTGCGAATGTCACTAATGAGCTTCTCGTGCCGCGCGCGGTCGAGGACGATAACAACGAGGTCTTCGACGTCACGGTTGAGGCCTTTCGCGATCTGCTTCAGGTTATGCGCTACGGGAGCATCGAGATCGACCAGGCCCTTACACGATGGGCCGACCACGATCTTCTCCATGTAACAGTCGGGCGCGTGCAGCAGACCACCGTGTTCGCTCGCGGCCAGCACGGTGATTGCGCCCGGTGCGCCGGTAGCACAGAGATTCGTTCCCTCAAGCGGGTCGACAGCGATGTCGATCTTCGGTACAGGCGTGCC
It contains:
- a CDS encoding PAS domain S-box protein, whose translation is MPYRYGYEASSHEESTSSPVSLSRREKRAERLHKQIAAAQIAHELAHEINNPLEALINLLYLLKTSAETPEELAHHEEAERQLARIATLVRSILAIEHDDNQDHFEFATRLLDPAIMSEYKKRYDEALHLAAIVESAQDAIYSKKLDGTIMAWNAGAERLFGYSAAEALGRSIRILVPRDSADDERTIMEKLRKGVRVESYETVRQTKEGQLVRVSVTVSPIFNPSGRVVGASTIARKLRG
- the glpX gene encoding class II fructose-bisphosphatase, whose amino-acid sequence is MSITANNKHESVAKSFGVNIESDLALELLRVVENAAIASAKTMGFGDRKRADEVATEAMRETMDSVPMEGTIVIGEGERDEAPMLYIGEKVGAHFPDGTPVPKIDIAVDPLEGTNLCATGAPGAITVLAASEHGGLLHAPDCYMEKIVVGPSCKGLVDLDAPVAHNLKQIAKGLNRDVEDLVVIVLDRARHEKLISDIRKAGARIKLIGDGDLSAGIAAAILGTGVHAVMGTGGAPEGVITAAAIRCLNGYMQGRLTGYTPEQKERMAQMGISDVKKVYSAEDLAPGKQIIFAATGVTEGDLLKGVRFFGEGVRTSSIVVTLDTGRVRFIESIHLDKRQEVKVRFA